The genomic region TAAACCTAGTTtgtttggcccgtgttagcctttgtgtttgacatgcttgctttacagCACCCTTGCACAGAGCAGATTACACATCATAGTGAGTTTGCATAAGACTGTAGTTATAGACTGTACTGTATACAGTTTGTGCTATTGAAAGAATAGAGTGTGTGCATTTTTAAAGCCTGtaattttaacatatttatacagTGCTTAGTGGGAAGGCCAGCAAGTTAAGTAGAAGTTATTTATAGCTACATTACCTGTCTATTAGCATCTGGAGTCGATATTCATACTCCTTTATGTCAGCAGAAGTTTAAACATAATATACAAaattaagtcctgcgctcaaactcccactactcctggacggcagcaatgactatagaacACATCAGCcgcaatacatacacactatccaaaatccctatgcatatttaaatgacTGGTGACTTTTTAGTATCACTGTAATGGCAATTAatgtgtaagcccacctgccacgtcaaggcaaccctcctaggtgggtcctacactaacaaataACTTGGCTTCTTCCAGCTTCAGgtaaaaaaatctctaatgagacagagaggggtatttttcaaaACCCCTACATTCTTATTAACCCTtattagggaacacatggggtgggcggcagcattgtaaagtccagggccggattaacataggggctgatggagctgcagctccaggcccaggcccatggaataggcccattggttttaaaaaaaaaaaaaaaaaaaaaattttactttttttttttttacacactactcttagggttgccaggtatttctcatgtatttcttagggttgccaggtatttctcagaagtatttctcagaatTTGataggtatttgaggctgcctagccggtgccggtattgcagtaataccagcaatacaaatgtctgtctcagtataaacatagattattctgcaataccagcgccggccagtaggggtcgctgtttgtgtggagagaggcagtgataagaagttatggcatctccctccctgcctctctctactcactgatccgcaggggagcagctctgcacagagagtccagacagcagctccgagacatggggacgctgagacattgggacactggggaacatggggaccttgagcatggacgtccgcaggattttttccgggggggggggggggggcataattgtaatgacatccatgcttggcccctttttgacagtgtcatgaaagggaaggagcatagtcattttcacataaagcaaggatgaatagcgttttcacaactatggtgtcaggaatatatgtttgtattcctgacactatagtgttcctttcatcaaattacaggaacattctggtcaccataacaactttatctaaatgaaaatgctgtgatgcaaggaggcccctgggtgctctttctttgaaggggtgaaaccgctctcaaatggtttacccccaaaggcttccttcagctccagatctccaggtcactcagtggtattcgacttctgaaacagagtgtcaggaagtgcagattgacgttgggcatgggtgccgctgattggctagagtggtcagctgacactctaagccaatcgctagttcccgattcataaaaatgttttacgtttttaagaacggggagctactgattggcttagagtgctagctgacccatctagccaatcatcggcacccctacccagcagccctctgtgtttcctgacactcagtaaataaaagtgaacacattaacactgatattgtttgtttttacctggggagatgagaaggtccaaagtttcccttctgattcttcctgccccttcctgctccttgctgccccttcctgctccttgcagacccttcctgctccttgcagacccttcctgctttttacagacccttcctactcctttctgccccttctttctccttgctgccccttctttctccttgctgccccttcctactcctagcagacccttactactccttgctgacccctccttccccttgcagaccctttctactccttgctgacccctcctgccccttgcagaccctttctactccttgctgacccctcctgctccttgctgcctcttcctactccatgctgccccttcctactccttgcagacccttcctgctccttgcagaaccttcctgctccctcttcctactccttgctgcctcttcctactccttgctgcctcttcctactccttgctgcctcgtcctactccttgctgcctcgtcctactccttgctgccccttcctgctccttgctgccccttcctgctccattctgcctcttcctactccttgctgcctcttcctactccttgctgacccatcttgctccttgcagacccttcctactccttggtgacccctcctgctccttgcagaccgtccctaccccttcctgctgcccattcctattccttgctgacccctcctgcctcttgcagaccctttctactccatgctgacccctcctgcttcttgctgacccctcctgctccttgctgctccttctactttacctccccatccctcacttacctgctgcctctgtgctgctcccctgcggtttcagtcatgagagagaggcagggataagctgtagcttcctgcctttctccattcacagcgccacctactggccagcgctggtattgcactgtattctcacactaaaatgaaaaaaagcagcacaagctgaaaaatcgggggggggggggagggggaggggaaggggggaggaagtACCCCCCGTTACCCCCCTTGACCCctcccattcggacgcccatgaccctgagacactagggacacagtggccccatgtctcccagtggcccctaatctgtgtccccatgtctcccagccactgtccctagtgtctcagtggccccatgtctcccagtgtccccatgtctctaagtgtcccctagtgtcctagtgacatcaggacactgggagacatgatgaCACAGACtccaagggacactgggagacatggggatacaaacactaggggacactgggcgacatggggacactgagaggcatggagacacagggagacatggggacactgggcgactttgagacataggagacatagcagtgtccccatgtctcccagccagtgtccctagtatctcagtatccccatgtgtccctggtgtctctcagtgtctgtagtgtgccagtgtccctagtgtctcagtgttccttagactcccaaagtcccctagtctcccaatgtctctgtgtccccatgtcccctagtgtctcagtgtcccctagtataaaagaaaaaacctcaggcactcactgtgatagatttaggcaggtttattggacaccgcaacgtttcgacctgtacccaggtctttatcaagtctccaatgtcccctatatatcagtgtcccctatgtatcagtgtctcagtgccccatgtctctcagtgcccataatgtctctgtgcctgtagtgtctctgtgcccgtagtgtctcagtgtcccctagcataaaagaataaaatctcaggcactcactgtgatagctttaagcaggtttattggacaccgcaacattttgacctgtacccaggtttttatcaagtctccagtgtcccctatatatcacagtatctcagtgccccatgtctccccgtgtcccctcgtgtctgtcacccagtgtccccaagagtctcagatttcctaggtctcccagtgttccctagtatctgtgtccccatgtctcccagtgtcccaatgtctctcaatgtcccaatgtctcccaatgtcccctagtgacatggggacactgggagacatgaggacacaaacactaagggactaggagacatagggacacagacattccccctttttgtgtatgttcgccctttcggccgttctggttatgagatttgtgtcagtagcccacccttttaccgcatccatagacttcctgctttactggacactgctgttagggggtatgggtttacttgaaagatgaaagcatgagattagcaaagggtatgtgttttctcatagttgcatcctatgagtttccctacagcatcatctccatcagatacatgacgcttaggaggtaggactgttttagtgtttttggtcaataagattttgtaattaggcccatcataattatcagcaccaggcccactgggctcttaatccggccctgcctgtggttactttaaccccttaaggacacatgacgtgtgacatgtcatgattcccttttattccagaagtttggtccttattaAAGGTATTCAGGAAACCCGCCCAGAATAGGTATCAGCACTGTAGGCCGAGGAATGATTGAAGTGATATCCTTTGATGCTGATATCTTTACAGATCTATATTTCTGAGTACAATTCTGATAGCACAATTTCTAGATGAGCTGCAATTCTCTCCAATTCAGCACCAAGCTGTTTTACATGTGACAGCTGAACCGCTGCCCTATAAATGGAGGAGCGGACGTACATCCATTGCAGAAAGGGGGGTTTCATTTCCAGGATTTCATGGTATTATAGGTTGGTATTGATATTTGTAATAAACTAACCCAGAGAAACAACAGAAAAAGAAATGTTTGGTTTTCTTTACATTAAAAATGACGGGCAAATAATGTGCGATACACTCTTGCATGCATTAGCTGGTTTTCAGCCTTCCTATTGGTGAGTGACGttaatattacttttattttattgaatttgtaATAGTTTACTACTACTCTGTATTCTGCTGCTTTAGATTTAGTCCACATGTAACATTGGCCTTTGATATTGGAGGAAGAGGATAATTGAAAGTATACTGTAGGTATTTTTCACTGTACACATGGGCTAAGTGCTTTGTCTGCgccccttttttgtgtgtttttagtttACGCTTTAATCTTTTGGGAGAAATACTGCGGTCGCTACTTTTTTTCACTAcagtatttagtttttttctcgATATTCTGTCCCAATCATTGCATTgagagctatctatctatctatatatctatctatctgtctatctatctgtctatctaatctatctatctaatctatctaatctatccatctaatctatctatctatctaatctatctatctatctatctaactgtctatctatctgtctatctaatctatctatctaatctatctaatctatccatctaatctatctatctatctatctatctaatctatctatctgtctatctatctgtctatctaatctatcaatgtatctatctaatctatctaatctatctatctatctatctaatctatctatctatctatctatctaatctatctatctatctaactgtctatctatctgtctatctaatctatctatctaatctatctaatctatctatctatctatctatctaatctatctatctgtctatctatctgtctatctaatctatcaatgtatctatctaatctatctatctatctattctatctatctatctatctatctatctatctatctatctatctatctaatctatctatctatctatctatctatctatctatctatctatctatctatctaatctatctatctatctatctaatctatctatctatctatctatctattctatctgtctattctatctatctaatctatctatatatctatctatctaatctatctatctatctatctaatctatctatctatctatctatctattctatctgtctattctatctatctaatctatctatatatctatctatctaatctatctaatctatctatctaatctatctatctaatctatatatctatctaactgtctgtctgtctgtctgatctATCTTGCCTATCTATCATGAACTGTAGCAATATCCCTTTATATTACTAGCGACTGCATGCACATGCACATAAATATTACAAATTTCAATAAACTAAATAGAAAATGGTTTCCAGATTGCAACTTACTGTATCGATTTAAGAGAAATGTAATTTTCCCCCAGCTGTATTTTGTTATACTGAATACTGAGCCCTGTTCAAGTGCCAAACACGTGGATAGTTTTCTGCTATACATGCAAATGTTTCTGGATTAACAACATTTGCCTGTGTTGCTTGTTTATAGGTGATACTGTCTCCGAGCCGTGACTTACAATCTACAAGTTTGACAGAACTCCCAATTCTGCAAATGAAAATGGAAAAGAGCCTGAAAGCCACCTTAAGTAACCAGCGCGCAGGACAATCGGGCTATTGTACTTAGTTTCCATTGTCATCTAACCCTTCTGAACTGCGTGTGATTTATGTGACAGAAACGTTAAAACTGCCAACAAAACTTCACAaaagtgtttttcattttttttccccgcAACTCCTATGAATTTGGCAGGAAGAGCTGATGAAAATATTGCTTTAGATGAGAATGTGTGAACAATAGAACATATAACAGCGTAATATGTGGTTTGGGGCCAATGGGAGGTTAAAGGTTCACCAATCCTGGATTACATCCATCCATGCATAATATTTCTTAACTGTTTTAACATAAATATAAAGACCAGATACAAGTAAAGATCACGGTGCTTGTTGAAAAAGGACATGCTGCTTATTGATAAATGATGTGAGTACGGGCCAAAACTTTTAGGGTAACTCTCCACACAGGTCTAGTTACATTAATCACAAACTCGTTTTTAATACTTGCATGTTGTTCTATATTtgtgcacaatgaaaataaataggTTTGTCAGaataaaggatatggaattctctgcctgaagaggtggttttgtcagattctatacagatgtttaaacagcaattggataaatacttccaaaaacataacatacagggatatcatttctaattagtggggtaatagctgcttgatctaaggagacatctgactgccattttggggtcaagaaggatttttttcctagttttttgcaaaattggaaacgcttcagactgggttttttgccttcttttggaacaacagcaaaaatatatgtgaggcagtggcggatccagagcctgatctcgggaggggcacttgtagattatttaaaaaaaataatcctagcacaataaccactacagctcagtgtagtagttatggtgccagtagtgccaggatcccaccccggagtaagtagtcataccgtttaagaacagtttgacaacttacctggggtctgctgggatatagggcataggagaagtggtgtgtgttaggggtgaagtgtgtgtgaaaggtgcagtgtgtgtgtgagcggtgaagtgagtgtgagtgcgtaagggtggcagtgtgtgtgttagggggcagtgtgtgtatgggggcactgtatgtctgtgtggggcagtgtgtgtatggggggcactgtatgtatgtgtggggcagtgtgtgtatggggggcactgtgtgtatgggggggtcgtgtgtgtgtgtttggggcaatgtgtgtatgggggcagcagggtgtgtagggcactgtgtgtgtataggtgtgcagtgtgtgcggggcagtatgtgtgtggggcagtgtgtatggggacagtgtttgtgggacagtgttgtatggggacagtgtttgtgggacagtgttgtatggggacagtgtttgtggggcagtgtgtgtatggaggcagtgtttgtggggcagtgtgtgtatgggggcagtgtgtgtatggggtaagtgtgtgtagtgtttgtatgtggggcagtgtttgtgggtcagtgtgtgtaagggggaagtgtgtgtatggggcagtgtttgtggggcagtgtgtgtgtggggcagtgtgtgtatggggacagtgtgtgtatggggacagtgtgtatatggggacagtgtgtatatggggcagtgtttgtgtgtatgggggcagtgtttgtgtgtatgggggcagtgtttgtgtgtatgggggcagtgtgtgtgtgtgtgtggggtcagtgtgtgtagtgtgtgtatggggtcagtgtgtgtatggggtcagtgtgtgtagtgtgtgtatggggtcagtgtgtgtatggggtcagtgtgtgtagtgtgtgtatggggtcagtgtgtgtatggggtcagtgtgtgtagtgtgtgtatggggtcagtgtgtgtatggggtcagtgtgtgtagtgtgtgtatggggtcagtgtgtgcatggggtcagtgtgtgcatggggtcagtgtgtgtagtgtgtgtatggggtcagtgtgtgtatggggtcagtgtgtgtagtgtgtgtatggggtcagtgtgtgtatggggtcagtgtgtgtagtgtgtgtatggggtcagtgtgtgcatggggtcagtgtgtgtatggggtcagtgtgtgtagtgtgtgtatggggtcagtgtgtgtagtgtgtgtatggggtcagtgtgtgtatgggggcagtgtatgttgggcagtgtgtatgggggcagtgtgtatgtggggcagtgtatgtggggcagtgtgtatggggccagtgtgtatggggggaggggaggagggaagggaggctttttaattaaaaaaaaataaaaaaaaaatgtatttaataaaatatatttatgtcccccctcccttcttacctttattgaggaggaggggggacatttctggatacctggtggtcccagtggggaatccctggtggtccagtggttccagtgaactctagcccgcgctccagggctagagttcactctcgcgagatttggagcgttgccgtggtaaccgcggcaacgctccaaatctcgcgagaggaggacccggaggagctgctggtaacagctcccgggtcctctctccctccccttccggtcggctgtcagtaatgtgcctgcggaccggggagggagatcactgatcactgatctccctcccggtccgcaggcacattgcagggctggcgcttgggcaatgccagccctgcactagccggcaggggagaatctcggggggggcaattgccccgttgcccccccccctggatccgccaatgatgtgaggaaggctgaacttgatggatgcaagtctcttttcagctatgtaactatgtaactacactgaacaaaatatagagtggccttttattgtggccagcctaaggcacacctgtgcaataatcatgctgtctaatcagcatcttgatatgccacacctgtgaggtggatggattatctaggCAAAGGagcagtgctcactaacacagatttagacagatttgtgaaaaatatttgagaggccttttgtgtacatagaaaaagtcttagatcttagaTTGAgtccagctcatgaaaaatgggggcaaaaacaaaagtgttgcgtttagaaTTAAAAACTCatctggggggaaaaaacatttCAGGTGATTCGGGTTTCATCCATGTTGCGTTACAGTTTGTATGGATTTCATCCATATGGTAGTTTTAGGAAAAAATGATTGCAAAAATGGCGCAAAAATTGGCTAATTAGtgcacatgatatatatataatataatatctatttttttagaACATTTTTTGCTGCTCCTTCTTTTTGGCCTCTTTtggtcacttttcacttgatctgtgaatagaaTCAAAAAAATTTCCATCaatcatcattttttattttttgccaccATTGACGGAACTCtgaattacaaaacaaacaaaacggtTAGTTTGTTTCATGATATGTCCATTAATCGTTTCAGAGTTTGTGATTTTAGACAAATAGCAGATCACACAAAATCTGGACAAATCACGATTTGTTTGAAGCTGAATGCACAAGGCTACTATTTGTTTGTGATTTGTTtgtattcttaaaggaccactctaggcacccagaccacttcagcttaatgaagtgatctgggtgcctggtccctctaggattaaccctttttttttttataaacatagcattttcagagaaacagccatgtttatactgagggttaatccagcctccagagcctctagtggctgtctcattgacagccgctagaggcgcttgcgtgattctcactgtgaaaatcacagtgagaagacgccagcatccataggaaagcattgtaaatgctttcctatgcgaccggctgaatgcgcgcgcggctcctgccgcgcatgtgcattcagccgatgacgtcgtgaggaaggaggaaaggaggaggaaagctccctacccggcgctggagaaaggtaagtgtttaaccccttcctctctccagagcccggcgggtgggggtccctgagggtgggagcaccctcagggcactctagtgccaggaaaacgagtttgttttcctggcactatagtggtcctttaatgctttaGCTTTGATACATTTTAATTGGTTATAAATTACAGACACGTTTCTGAATTGTAGGgggtgtttttagttttttttttttttactttgaatatGTTACACTTTGCTGACTTGTCCTGTGGTGGTTACATGTTTATTAGTATGAATGTTCGTCATCATATTATATCAAAGACTGTGGAATGTTATGTACTGTAGATGGTAATTTTATTGTCTGCTCTATATAATAATGGAATATGCATTTTAGTGGAGTTCATAAAGATTAATAGGAAACCGCTTTGAATCAGCTGATTGCTGCGTAAAGTAGTCAAGAGGCCAATGAACCCACATTTAAAGTGCATTTAGCGGTGGAAGCAATTAAGtgactttaataaaaaattatatttatttctattgtgGTGAGGAGTACTGCTGTAATGTCACAAGAGGGACTCtttccatattatatatattcaaatagaaAAGTTTCATTTTGGATTGATACATAGAGCACAATTGCTAGACTATGTTTGGTCCAAGTATGTGTTTAAATTGCTGTGAAAAAAATGTCGTAAGGGGACAATCCAAacccctaaatgactttagcttgcttgaagtgctttatgtgtgaacagtgtgtccttttttcattttataaaaagtgcagatatcaatagaaattggtacttttcTAAACTTATTACACCCTTAAGTCTCTTATGtaacaacaggtaatgttacttcctggtttctttAGCTCAGTGGAcctaaacttaagaggcagcaattggccagagcacctgccttgcaaacacttctcgttgagctgcattgggaagcatatgtgattggacagacacagacagtctgggaggggctagaaggggaggatGTGCAAAGCCTGCAGACAAAATATCGGCAgcattgcaagctgtttttaggtaTACCCACATTGAAAAGAACGCATAACtaaatacatacatgttttcattttaggtgtatctactaaatatttactttgtaatatttatgtatttgagcAGACGAGTGTCCTTCATCGGTTAAAGGATGATCCTTTTTAAGAGATGTAATTAGTGGGAAAACAGGGGTTTACCCAAAATGTTTATGTGACTTCATGACCTACTAATAGCGATACATTTAACTGTGAGGGGTAGTAAGTTAAATACGTAGAGGAGGTGAATATCAAAGCTTACCCTCTTCAGCCCAAACACTATGCATAACATATAAAGCAGGTGACTGTAGTATTATGTTGGGAAACTATGTAAGTAGATGCCCAATCCCATTACATTAATTAGTGCCAATGCCCTCCCACTGCCAATAGTGCTAGGGGCGCTGTTTATAATGTACCAGCCTTCCTCTTATATGCCCTATATCTATGTAGATGAAATGCAGGAAGCGAGTACACATTTTTGTATTCACAATGCAGTTTATTTTGAGGGCAGTATGCAATAACAAGCTTTTATTTTGTTAGTTTATTTGTTATGCTCAATGTTTGGAGTTATGTGGTATTTTTTTTACCATCCACTCAATATATTTCATGAATGCATACAATTGTAGGCTCTTTTAGTTTCCATTTTCTTCTTCTTAtaaaggtgatactcgaaaaattagaatatcgtgcaagagttcatttatttcagtaatgcaacgtaaaaggggaaactaatatatgagatagacgcattgcaTGCAAAGCAacatagttcaagccgtgatttgtcataagtgcgatgattatggcttacagctcattaaaaccccatatcacgatattctaatttttcaagtatcacctgtagtTCTATGACCACAAGTAGTGTTTGGTGTTCTCTGCCTACAACAATGGCAAATGGTAATGTTTGAAATTATGTCCTgtgatacatttaatttatttcataGACTCCTCTACAGTTGCAACTACTACGCCTTTTgaaataattgaaaaataaataaaaatcaaatctTTAAACCATTATTGCCTCCATAATAAATTAGATGAAACAATCACTAAAAAATGAATTTGCGTAACAATACAGGAATTGTAAAAGAGCATAATATAACACTATAACTAACCGTGCTTGTGGATGTCAGTATATGGATTAACGTGTGAATTTATGTGTAGTTGTTAGCTGGTcagtaaaaagtaaataaaaaataaaacaacaatataataaatcacacatttgtttgcaagatggctAACAAAACATAGAAATGAACTAATGCCTTTACAAAGTGTTACAGTGGGATCTTTTTATCACAGACATCCATCATCTGTGACTGTAATGGTTAAACCCCATGGCCAGTCTAGAATTGCATAATATATAATCACCGACGTATTGTATGTAAATAGTACTTGGTTTATTCATTGAAGCTCAGAGTCCTATTAGTTTCCCAGCAACTGAAAACGACAAACTGCTCTGCTCTGCTTGTGTTTGGCTTATTGTTGCTGGGGAGTGGCAAAGGCAAAGTGGCCGGTAAAAGGCTTTAACTGTGTCTAACTTACTACAAAACTTTGTCAGTGGGATCTCTTACACAGTAACACGAAGCTGAACGTGGAGGAGATGAGCAATCAAGAGGTAGTCACAGTAAATGTTGGAGGTACGAAGTTCACCACATTTCCCTCAACGTTGATGAGATTTCCAGAGTCCAGGCTGGCGCACATGTTGGATGGCAGTGATCGTGAGTTTAGGATAGTGAATGGTCAAGTCTTTGTAGACAGAGATGGGACTTTGTTTAGCTATATTCTTGATTTCTTGAGGACGTCCCAGCTCTCCCTACCTCCTGACTTCTCAGATTACGAGAGACTGCAAAGAGAAGCAGAATTTTACCAACTTCAAAACCTGGCAGATTTGCTTGGCCATGAAAGCTTTTATCGGCCTAGACTGGAGATCCTGGAAGTGCGATTTCTTGTCCAGGAAACACACTCTTATTTCCGCATCTTTTGCTCATGTAGTAGCACTATTGAAATGCTGGCAGACCGGGTTATAATGTATGTGGAGCAACCGATCGGAGGACAGAGCTGGACCTTTCCATTCTCGGCACAAAAACCACTGGCACCGGCGCCTCTACAAAGACCCTCACACCATGACCTCATATTCCAGTGTGGAACAGACTATGCCACTGGAGATCAGTTTGGAGCCAGGTGATTACCATCCATAATATGTCATTAAGCAGAGTTGTGAGTGATTTAATAGTGTTTAACGGGGTGAATAAAGGAAA from Pelobates fuscus isolate aPelFus1 chromosome 1, aPelFus1.pri, whole genome shotgun sequence harbors:
- the KCNRG gene encoding potassium channel regulatory protein, with amino-acid sequence MSNQEVVTVNVGGTKFTTFPSTLMRFPESRLAHMLDGSDREFRIVNGQVFVDRDGTLFSYILDFLRTSQLSLPPDFSDYERLQREAEFYQLQNLADLLGHESFYRPRLEILEVRFLVQETHSYFRIFCSCSSTIEMLADRVIMYVEQPIGGQSWTFPFSAQKPLAPAPLQRPSHHDLIFQCGTDYATGDQFGARYISIKPDQRKLLNGTNVLGLLLDILLKEGFSLISTRSVASEEKVECYTFQRKKRAEVFTVNETPKPENNVHIQGKQGKSNKKR